From Symphalangus syndactylus isolate Jambi chromosome X, NHGRI_mSymSyn1-v2.1_pri, whole genome shotgun sequence, the proteins below share one genomic window:
- the LOC129476236 gene encoding putative uncharacterized protein FLJ39060 — protein MVDVRTRTIINDIFFTEPTPEMSSLPVRSHSSLSLNLISLMVICRGIIKLVIHFRMYCPLRLKAKHIEPTLRPAPVKELRISHWPNECIRHSASVPMATGANGLETKDETKRNAEKCACSVFL, from the exons ATGGTGGATGTCAGAACAAGGACTATCATCAATGACATTTTCTTCACTGAGCCCACCCCAGAAATGAGCTCCCTTCCTGTGCGCTCTCACAGCTCCTTGTCGTTGAATCTCATATCACTGATGGTAATTTGCAGAGGAATAATTAAGTTGGTGATTCACTTTAGGATGTACTGCCCTCTGAGGCTGAAAGCTAAACACATAGAGCCCACGTTACGCCCAGCACCAGTTAAGGAACTAAGGATTAGTCACTGG CCCAATGAATGCATCAGACACTCAGCTTCAGTTCCCATGGCAACAGGGGCTAATGGCCTAGAGACTAAGGATGAGACAAAGAGAAACGCAGAGAAATGTGCGTGTTCTGTCTTCCTCTGA